One Thermicanus aegyptius DSM 12793 DNA segment encodes these proteins:
- the yhbY gene encoding ribosome assembly RNA-binding protein YhbY, with protein MLTGKQKSYLRSLAHPIDPIFQVGKGGVNENLLMQLRDALEARELIKVSLLNNFSGKKEEAAEQLVKGTGAELVQLIGRTVVLYKESREKRRIELPD; from the coding sequence ATTCTTACAGGTAAGCAAAAGAGTTATCTCCGCTCCCTCGCCCATCCCATAGATCCGATTTTCCAAGTAGGGAAAGGCGGGGTTAACGAAAATCTCTTAATGCAGCTCCGCGATGCCCTTGAGGCGAGGGAATTGATTAAGGTGTCTCTTCTGAATAATTTTTCCGGGAAGAAAGAGGAAGCGGCGGAGCAATTAGTAAAGGGGACGGGGGCGGAATTGGTGCAATTGATCGGACGGACCGTGGTCCTCTATAAAGAGTCGAGGGAGAAAAGGCGCATTGAACTCCCAGATTAA
- a CDS encoding nicotinate-nucleotide adenylyltransferase, which yields MNSQINRLRVGVLGGTFDPLHIGHLIAAERVFDELKLDEIWFLPSHIPPHKLDHPPTPAAHRVEMVRRAIAPYPEFHLCLVELEREGPSYTVDTMEQLRKEYPSYRFYFIMGADMVDYLPHWHRYEDLLAKVPIVALKRPGFTLPKHVTWADQITFVPMPQLDLSSSEIRRMRREGKSIRFLVPDVVEHYIEEKGLYVEQRGVTPEDERAGKGETV from the coding sequence TTGAACTCCCAGATTAACAGATTGCGCGTTGGCGTATTGGGAGGCACCTTTGATCCCCTTCATATCGGCCACTTGATCGCAGCGGAGCGGGTTTTTGACGAACTGAAGTTGGATGAAATTTGGTTCCTGCCGAGCCATATCCCTCCCCATAAGTTAGATCATCCTCCTACACCGGCAGCGCACAGGGTGGAGATGGTTCGCCGAGCGATCGCTCCTTATCCGGAATTTCATCTTTGTTTGGTGGAGTTGGAACGGGAGGGCCCTTCGTATACGGTCGATACGATGGAACAGTTGCGGAAGGAGTATCCAAGTTATCGCTTTTATTTTATCATGGGAGCCGATATGGTGGACTACCTCCCCCATTGGCATAGGTATGAGGATTTATTGGCGAAGGTGCCGATCGTTGCCTTAAAACGACCGGGGTTTACCCTTCCGAAGCATGTTACATGGGCCGATCAAATAACGTTTGTTCCCATGCCTCAGCTCGATCTTTCATCCTCCGAGATTCGCCGGATGCGCCGGGAGGGGAAATCGATTCGGTTTCTCGTTCCTGATGTTGTGGAACATTATATAGAGGAGAAGGGTTTATATGTGGAGCAAAGAGGAGTTACTCCAGAAGACGAAAGAGCAGGTAAAGGAGAAACGGTTTAA
- a CDS encoding MGDG synthase family glycosyltransferase → MNQGKKETILLLYSNYGDGHKHAAEAIREAFSLLHPEVEVILIDFMKYTHPLLHPISRRIFMQALKKFPFLYRYAYQKTRFSTSSNLLRFFTLLGFRRMLKLLKTTNPSAVVSTHPFAAAGMSRLKRYRFTQVPTVTVITDHTNHSYWIHPLTDAYLVGSSFAKKTLLGVGVKEEIITVTGIPIQPRFSNPYNPTELRKKYGLSSDLPTILIMGGGWGLIDEGEEVINRLDRFPRPIQIIFVCGHNRKLWRQLSRKSGRYRQRVMITEYINYVDELMAASDVIVTKPGGLTTSEAIALEVPMILYRPLPGQEEDNAQFLLDAGVAVMAATTSALAEQVNRLLDEPDLLQEMKAKERLLSLKGAAFSATEEILSTMRMKKSPSFQRPAPPVSVPSPLANPNSQDEENGELEDEMENVLTDSF, encoded by the coding sequence ATGAACCAGGGAAAGAAAGAGACCATCTTACTCCTATACAGCAATTATGGAGACGGACATAAACATGCCGCGGAAGCGATCCGTGAGGCATTTTCCCTTCTGCATCCGGAAGTAGAAGTGATTCTCATTGACTTTATGAAATATACTCACCCCCTCCTTCATCCCATCAGCCGACGTATTTTTATGCAAGCCCTAAAGAAGTTTCCTTTTTTGTATCGATATGCTTACCAAAAAACGCGGTTCAGCACTTCCTCAAATCTTTTGCGCTTTTTTACCCTTTTGGGGTTTCGGAGGATGTTAAAATTGTTGAAAACAACCAACCCCTCGGCGGTTGTCTCTACCCATCCTTTTGCCGCGGCCGGCATGTCTCGGCTGAAGCGGTACCGCTTCACCCAGGTACCAACGGTTACGGTGATCACGGATCATACGAATCATAGTTACTGGATTCATCCCCTTACCGATGCTTATTTAGTGGGCTCCTCCTTTGCTAAAAAAACCCTATTAGGAGTGGGGGTAAAAGAGGAGATCATCACCGTGACGGGCATTCCCATTCAGCCCCGATTTTCCAATCCCTATAACCCTACGGAATTAAGGAAAAAATATGGACTCTCCTCAGATCTTCCGACGATTTTAATCATGGGTGGAGGATGGGGATTGATTGATGAAGGGGAGGAAGTGATCAATCGGTTAGACCGTTTTCCTCGCCCGATTCAGATCATATTTGTTTGCGGCCATAACCGGAAATTGTGGCGGCAATTATCCCGGAAATCGGGTCGATACCGCCAAAGGGTCATGATCACGGAGTATATTAACTATGTGGATGAGCTCATGGCTGCGAGCGATGTGATTGTGACCAAGCCGGGAGGACTTACGACTTCCGAAGCGATCGCTTTAGAGGTCCCCATGATCTTATATCGTCCCCTCCCTGGACAGGAAGAGGATAATGCACAATTTCTCCTCGATGCAGGGGTGGCCGTCATGGCCGCCACTACCTCTGCATTGGCAGAGCAGGTAAATCGCTTATTAGATGAGCCCGATCTTCTTCAGGAGATGAAAGCGAAGGAGAGACTTTTATCCTTGAAAGGAGCTGCTTTTTCTGCGACGGAAGAGATTTTATCCACCATGCGGATGAAAAAGTCTCCTTCTTTTCAACGGCCCGCTCCTCCCGTTTCCGTTCCTTCACCGCTGGCTAATCCTAATTCTCAAGATGAAGAGAATGGGGAGTTAGAAGATGAGATGGAGAACGTTTTGACCGATTCTTTCTGA
- the yqeH gene encoding ribosome biogenesis GTPase YqeH codes for MNPGEKRVCPGCGAPLQSEDKNLPGYLPIHAWEKEEAVCLRCFRIKHYNEAVQVDLREEDFLQVLHSIGSTEALVVHLVDLIDVNGTLLSGLHRFIGQNPFLLVGNKLDLLPQRVNLDRIRRWLLMMAMEWGLKPVDVMLISALKGSYLQELLEKLEAYRKGKNVYFIGATNVGKSTFMNRLLKEYGEKGTIEITTSRFPGTTLDLIEIPVDEHSSFYDTPGVMTPHQIIRYLSPEDLKKVIPQKRINPKVYQLEPEQTLFLGGMARIDFISGTPQSFIVYISNEIPVHRTKRSHAGELQEKHRGELLSPPGKENLDRLPPWVKHSFNLKEGEKQDIAISGLGWVSFSGKKGRVDVFAPKGVSVQIRKGMI; via the coding sequence ATGAACCCAGGAGAAAAAAGGGTATGCCCGGGGTGTGGAGCCCCCTTACAGAGTGAAGACAAGAATTTGCCGGGATATCTGCCTATCCATGCATGGGAGAAGGAGGAGGCCGTCTGCCTCCGTTGCTTCCGTATTAAGCACTATAATGAAGCGGTCCAGGTAGACTTACGGGAGGAGGATTTTCTCCAGGTTCTCCATTCCATCGGCTCTACGGAGGCGCTGGTGGTCCATCTCGTGGATCTTATCGATGTAAACGGCACCTTACTCTCCGGCCTTCATCGCTTTATCGGACAAAACCCATTTCTTCTTGTGGGCAACAAACTGGATCTTCTTCCCCAGCGGGTTAATCTCGACCGCATCCGTCGATGGCTTCTCATGATGGCCATGGAATGGGGATTAAAGCCTGTGGATGTGATGCTTATTAGTGCTCTGAAGGGAAGTTATCTTCAGGAATTGCTCGAAAAATTGGAGGCATACCGAAAAGGTAAAAATGTCTATTTCATCGGTGCGACGAACGTTGGTAAGTCTACCTTCATGAATCGGTTGTTGAAGGAGTATGGAGAAAAAGGAACGATCGAAATTACCACATCCCGTTTTCCCGGCACGACATTAGACCTCATCGAGATTCCGGTAGATGAGCATTCTTCGTTTTATGATACTCCCGGGGTGATGACTCCCCATCAGATCATTCGCTACCTTTCACCTGAGGACTTAAAAAAAGTGATTCCACAAAAGAGAATCAATCCGAAGGTTTATCAATTGGAACCGGAGCAGACCCTCTTTTTGGGCGGTATGGCCCGAATCGATTTCATTTCCGGCACCCCTCAATCCTTCATCGTCTACATCTCCAATGAGATCCCTGTCCATCGGACGAAGCGATCTCATGCAGGGGAGCTTCAGGAAAAACATCGAGGCGAACTCCTCTCCCCTCCCGGCAAAGAGAACCTTGATCGCTTGCCTCCGTGGGTAAAGCACTCATTTAACCTAAAGGAAGGGGAGAAACAGGATATCGCCATCTCCGGATTAGGCTGGGTTTCTTTTTCGGGAAAGAAGGGTAGGGTAGACGTATTTGCGCCGAAAGGGGTTTCAGTCCAGATCCGCAAAGGAATGATTTGA
- the yqeK gene encoding bis(5'-nucleosyl)-tetraphosphatase (symmetrical) YqeK, translating into MWSKEELLQKTKEQVKEKRFNHILGVVKTAADLAERFGADPEKAEIAAILHDYCKEWPVERLRNLLIKHEDLLWLRFSPVLWHAPAAAYVAREEFQIGDQEIFDAIYYHTTGRAGMSLLDEVIWLADYVEPGRDFEGVEEARRLTVKSLAEGMRFGLKHSIAYLLKKEEAIYPLTFEAYNHYMLYRKDMS; encoded by the coding sequence ATGTGGAGCAAAGAGGAGTTACTCCAGAAGACGAAAGAGCAGGTAAAGGAGAAACGGTTTAATCATATCCTCGGGGTGGTGAAGACGGCGGCGGATCTCGCCGAGAGGTTTGGAGCAGATCCGGAGAAGGCGGAAATAGCCGCTATTTTGCATGATTATTGTAAGGAGTGGCCGGTAGAGCGGCTAAGAAATCTCTTGATAAAGCATGAAGATCTTTTGTGGCTTCGGTTTTCTCCGGTTCTATGGCATGCTCCCGCCGCCGCCTATGTGGCCCGGGAGGAGTTTCAGATCGGGGATCAGGAGATCTTTGATGCCATTTATTATCATACGACGGGCAGGGCAGGCATGAGTCTTCTGGACGAGGTGATTTGGCTGGCCGATTATGTTGAACCCGGCCGCGATTTTGAGGGAGTAGAGGAGGCTAGACGCTTGACGGTGAAAAGCTTGGCGGAGGGAATGCGCTTTGGTTTGAAACACTCCATCGCTTATCTCTTGAAGAAGGAGGAGGCCATCTATCCCCTCACCTTTGAGGCCTATAACCATTACATGTTATACAGAAAGGATATGTCATGA
- a CDS encoding shikimate dehydrogenase, with the protein MALPLFVDSKTSLYGLFGNPVAHSLSPVMQQAAFMERGFNAVYLAFAIQKEKLKEAVEAIRALSIQGVNVTIPYKVEVIPFLDEVEEEASIIGAVNTIKNEGGRLRGYNTDGKGFIRSLEEEFHPDWSSMNGTILGAGGAVRSVAVALARKGVKRITIVNRNREKAEELARLISAWTSVQVEGWERLSSTLKGSNLLINGTPIGMHPHVEETPVAQEALHQDLIVSELVYTPLYTRLLREAKEKGAKIHPGLMMFVYQGAIAFEIWTGKTAPVNLMEQVVRERLSAL; encoded by the coding sequence ATGGCTCTCCCTCTCTTCGTCGATAGCAAGACGTCTCTCTACGGGCTTTTCGGAAATCCGGTTGCCCATTCCCTCTCTCCGGTGATGCAACAAGCCGCCTTTATGGAGAGGGGATTCAACGCGGTATATTTGGCTTTTGCTATTCAAAAGGAGAAGTTGAAAGAGGCGGTGGAGGCGATTCGGGCCTTGTCCATCCAAGGAGTAAATGTGACGATTCCCTATAAGGTGGAGGTGATTCCCTTCTTAGACGAGGTGGAGGAAGAAGCTTCCATTATCGGAGCGGTGAATACGATTAAGAATGAAGGGGGGAGATTGAGGGGATACAACACGGATGGGAAAGGATTTATCCGTTCTCTGGAGGAAGAGTTTCATCCGGATTGGTCTTCGATGAATGGAACGATTTTGGGCGCTGGAGGAGCGGTTCGGAGCGTCGCCGTTGCCTTAGCTCGTAAAGGGGTAAAGAGGATTACGATCGTTAACAGAAACCGAGAGAAGGCAGAGGAGCTGGCCCGCCTTATTTCGGCGTGGACCTCTGTTCAGGTGGAAGGCTGGGAGAGGCTCTCTTCCACACTTAAAGGCTCTAACCTTCTTATCAACGGCACCCCCATCGGCATGCACCCTCATGTTGAGGAGACACCGGTCGCACAAGAGGCCCTTCATCAGGATTTAATCGTAAGCGAATTGGTTTATACTCCCCTTTACACCCGGCTGCTAAGGGAAGCGAAAGAGAAGGGGGCGAAGATTCATCCCGGTTTGATGATGTTTGTTTACCAAGGAGCCATTGCCTTTGAGATCTGGACCGGTAAAACCGCTCCTGTAAATCTGATGGAGCAGGTGGTCCGAGAAAGGCTCTCGGCATTATAA
- the rsfS gene encoding ribosome silencing factor, whose product MKIEEIAQLAAQTAMEKKGQNTIILKLEGLSIIADYFVITHGNNEPQVEAIATAIREKMEEKGIHIRGIEGLSEKRWVLLDLGDVVVHIFHRDEREFYHLERIWADAPEIPVEKEAKMY is encoded by the coding sequence GTGAAGATTGAGGAAATCGCACAGCTCGCCGCCCAGACGGCTATGGAAAAGAAGGGACAGAATACGATCATTTTAAAATTAGAGGGCTTATCGATCATTGCCGATTATTTCGTTATCACCCACGGGAACAATGAACCTCAGGTGGAGGCGATTGCCACGGCGATCCGGGAGAAGATGGAGGAAAAAGGGATTCACATCCGGGGGATCGAAGGACTAAGCGAAAAAAGATGGGTTCTCCTCGACTTGGGTGATGTGGTGGTTCATATCTTCCATCGGGATGAGCGGGAATTTTATCATCTGGAAAGAATTTGGGCGGATGCCCCGGAGATTCCTGTCGAAAAGGAGGCGAAAATGTATTGA
- a CDS encoding alkaline phosphatase family protein gives MEKKVILLLIDSLMWETVEKGISDGSTPAIKFLVERGRVWKDTVTVFPTMTASVDSSLLTGVYPDRHKVPGLIWYDPITKGMVNYVNGWKSVLKIGVVKTAHSLLHDLNEKHLSREVSTLFEELSRRDISSAAINAVVHRGPVEHRLRVPFLLRLITGTTLEKPIFGPEWITLGALLPTEVNRKVSWWVRGPFKRYGINDAYAVEALLHHLSLPSPPRFFFVYLSDHDHQVHKSTPIHALPSLRKVDEKITRILDFFPSWEEAIRQAVFLVVGDHGQTPIGREKRHHIDLDRLLSSFSTLPLGKRVKNEELVYANNERMVFLYPLKEGILERLISHLGREEKIDLIAWKEKGGVALRQRGGGERIRFWPEGAWKDPYGREWGIDGEMPKEVALVKGEHILFDEYPDLFSRLYGALYCQEIPMVVVTAAPGYEFKSRFYPSHLGGSSHGSLHRFDSYVPLIITGADLPYPTPPRLIDVKEYILRLLSPSS, from the coding sequence ATGGAGAAAAAAGTGATTTTGCTGCTCATTGACTCCTTGATGTGGGAGACTGTAGAGAAGGGCATTTCGGATGGAAGTACGCCGGCTATAAAATTCTTAGTTGAACGAGGAAGGGTATGGAAGGATACCGTCACTGTTTTCCCGACCATGACCGCTTCGGTAGATAGCTCCTTGCTTACCGGTGTTTATCCGGATCGGCATAAGGTGCCTGGGCTCATCTGGTATGATCCGATCACCAAGGGAATGGTCAACTATGTAAACGGTTGGAAGAGTGTTTTGAAAATCGGTGTCGTCAAGACGGCCCATTCACTACTCCACGACTTGAACGAAAAGCACTTAAGTAGGGAGGTTTCCACCTTATTTGAAGAATTGTCCCGAAGAGACATTTCCTCCGCGGCGATCAATGCCGTGGTGCATCGGGGGCCGGTCGAACACCGGTTGAGGGTGCCCTTTCTCCTTCGTCTGATTACCGGAACTACTTTGGAGAAGCCTATTTTTGGTCCGGAATGGATCACCTTGGGAGCCCTCCTCCCGACTGAGGTAAATCGAAAGGTCTCCTGGTGGGTGAGGGGACCCTTCAAGCGTTATGGAATCAATGATGCCTATGCGGTAGAGGCGCTTCTCCATCATCTCTCCCTGCCGTCACCTCCCCGCTTTTTTTTCGTCTATCTTTCCGATCATGACCACCAGGTACATAAATCAACCCCTATACATGCGCTGCCGTCCCTCAGAAAAGTGGATGAGAAGATAACGAGGATTCTTGATTTCTTCCCGAGTTGGGAGGAGGCAATTCGGCAGGCGGTCTTTCTCGTCGTGGGGGATCATGGACAAACTCCGATTGGGCGGGAGAAGAGGCATCACATCGATCTGGATCGTCTTCTCTCTTCCTTTTCCACACTTCCTTTAGGAAAAAGAGTAAAAAATGAAGAATTGGTGTATGCGAACAATGAGCGGATGGTTTTCCTTTATCCTTTAAAAGAGGGGATCTTGGAACGGCTGATATCCCATTTGGGAAGGGAGGAAAAGATTGATCTGATTGCTTGGAAGGAGAAGGGGGGCGTCGCGTTAAGGCAGAGAGGAGGAGGAGAACGTATTCGATTTTGGCCGGAGGGGGCATGGAAAGATCCTTATGGGAGGGAATGGGGGATCGACGGGGAGATGCCGAAGGAAGTGGCTCTGGTAAAGGGGGAGCATATTCTTTTCGATGAGTATCCGGACCTTTTTTCCCGCTTATATGGGGCCCTCTATTGCCAGGAGATACCCATGGTGGTGGTGACCGCCGCCCCAGGATACGAGTTTAAAAGCCGTTTTTATCCCAGCCACCTTGGAGGGTCAAGCCATGGTTCCCTTCATCGCTTTGATTCTTATGTTCCCCTCATCATTACGGGAGCGGATCTACCTTATCCCACCCCTCCACGGCTTATCGATGTAAAGGAATATATTCTGCGCCTTCTTTCTCCTTCTTCTTAG
- a CDS encoding polysaccharide deacetylase family protein: MFGIGVIKRGSSLHRLAFTFDDGPDPVYTPRLLELLRTYGVKATFFVVGEKAKRHPELIRRIHEEGHAIGIHNYVHHPNWFLSPLRLRRDLDETAAYIQSITGERPLFYRPPWGLLSLADLFLLRPYRLTIWSLMGWDWGKKTSPVRLKMRLLHKIRGGEIILLHDSGETAGADPTAPERMMIALEETLREIRHWGYEYVPLNKLMEEDEDFSVKRMLPFWKRGFAHLFILYDKALRFLLGVRPIQKRDDFFYVRVIHYHGQRIGMEDGETIEKGDLILEIHLNNELLFKLGLRSRSRMQLVIQLIREVEKSLPVIAELLETHPKYRLVKGLYGISLVNRGVKPFGFSVLDLPKGLLSHLIRYYLRFLMFAVHPRGGERLKTKTDLLVPKIMVMSRKEILKRYGKGKESSPLTSLNTSVS; this comes from the coding sequence GTGTTTGGAATCGGGGTCATAAAAAGAGGTTCTTCCTTGCACCGGCTTGCCTTTACTTTTGATGACGGCCCCGATCCGGTCTATACTCCTCGCCTTTTGGAATTGCTGCGCACGTATGGAGTGAAAGCTACGTTTTTTGTGGTGGGAGAAAAAGCAAAGAGGCATCCGGAACTCATTCGCCGCATTCATGAAGAAGGACATGCGATCGGCATCCATAATTATGTTCATCACCCCAATTGGTTTCTTTCCCCTTTACGACTGCGGCGGGATTTGGATGAAACAGCCGCTTACATCCAATCGATCACGGGGGAGCGTCCTCTCTTTTATCGTCCTCCCTGGGGATTATTAAGTTTGGCGGATCTTTTCCTGCTTCGCCCTTATAGACTCACCATTTGGTCGCTGATGGGGTGGGATTGGGGAAAAAAGACCAGTCCCGTTCGGTTAAAAATGAGGCTTCTTCATAAGATACGGGGAGGGGAGATTATCCTCCTTCATGACAGCGGGGAGACGGCGGGGGCAGATCCGACGGCGCCGGAACGAATGATGATTGCTCTGGAGGAAACATTAAGGGAAATCCGCCATTGGGGATATGAATATGTTCCCTTGAATAAGCTAATGGAAGAGGATGAGGATTTCTCCGTGAAAAGAATGCTTCCTTTTTGGAAAAGGGGGTTTGCCCATCTGTTTATCCTCTATGATAAAGCTCTCCGCTTTCTCTTAGGGGTTCGCCCCATTCAAAAAAGAGACGATTTTTTTTATGTGAGGGTGATTCATTATCATGGACAGAGGATTGGAATGGAAGATGGGGAAACCATAGAGAAAGGGGATCTGATCTTAGAGATCCATTTAAATAATGAGCTTCTTTTCAAACTGGGTTTAAGATCCCGCAGCAGAATGCAATTGGTCATACAGCTGATTCGTGAAGTGGAAAAAAGCCTTCCGGTTATAGCGGAACTTTTGGAGACTCATCCCAAATATCGCCTGGTGAAAGGACTCTATGGAATCTCATTAGTCAATCGGGGGGTAAAACCCTTTGGGTTTTCGGTTCTTGATCTGCCAAAAGGGTTGCTGAGCCATCTCATCCGGTATTATCTTCGTTTCTTGATGTTTGCCGTCCATCCGCGCGGAGGGGAACGGTTAAAGACGAAAACGGATCTTCTTGTCCCTAAAATCATGGTCATGTCAAGAAAGGAGATTCTCAAAAGGTACGGAAAGGGGAAAGAATCTTCTCCTTTAACCTCCTTGAATACCTCTGTCTCCTAA
- a CDS encoding YqeG family HAD IIIA-type phosphatase: protein MIEKLVPSLYVPSVYSIDLDALKRKGIRGLIMDLDNTLAEWHQPQASKEMIEWIGKVKRAGFKVVISSNNNRVRVSSFVHPLGVPFIARAKKPLLSSYRRALSLLQLKREEVAVVGDQIFTDILGGNRMGFYTILVVPVAPTDGFFTRLNRMAERRVLRWMKEKGYLSWEVKK from the coding sequence ATGATCGAAAAGTTGGTTCCTTCCCTTTATGTCCCATCTGTATATTCCATCGATTTGGATGCTTTAAAAAGAAAGGGAATCAGAGGACTCATTATGGATTTGGATAATACCTTAGCGGAGTGGCATCAACCTCAAGCATCGAAAGAGATGATTGAGTGGATTGGTAAGGTAAAGCGCGCCGGTTTTAAAGTGGTGATTTCATCGAATAACAATAGGGTTCGGGTCTCTTCTTTTGTCCACCCGCTGGGGGTTCCTTTCATTGCTAGAGCAAAAAAGCCGCTTCTCTCTTCTTATCGCAGGGCGTTATCTCTTCTCCAGCTCAAGCGTGAAGAGGTTGCGGTTGTTGGAGACCAAATTTTCACCGATATCTTGGGAGGGAACCGAATGGGGTTTTATACGATCCTGGTCGTTCCCGTGGCACCCACGGACGGTTTCTTTACCCGTCTCAACCGTATGGCTGAAAGAAGGGTCCTCCGGTGGATGAAGGAAAAGGGGTATCTTTCATGGGAGGTGAAAAAATGA
- a CDS encoding KamA family radical SAM protein: MPKPRYLTDLNQIPQIHDREKEELRPITEKFVFRVNEYYLSLIHWEDPHDPLRKLVIPSADELLEYGRWDASDEKSNYVVPGCQHKYRTTALLIVSEVCGAYCRYCFRKRLFRSDVKEAMSDVEPGLAYIRQHPEISNVLLTGGDPLMLSTRKLRSIIQKLREIPHVKIIRIGTKLPAFNPYRIFEDQELLDLIRQYSLPRKRIYIMAHMTHPREITDEAIKAFQALQEAGAVVVNQNPILRGINDHEDLLAELLNKLSAAGVTPYYFFINRPVAGNASFVLPLERVYRLVEKAKAKTSGLGKRVRLVMSHATGKIEILAIEGGKAYLKYHQSKTGNYGKFMILNCPKGATWFDDLLDSEVPSHHPSNHSFADLD; encoded by the coding sequence ATGCCTAAGCCGCGGTATCTGACGGATCTTAACCAGATTCCGCAGATCCACGACCGCGAGAAAGAAGAGCTACGCCCCATTACGGAAAAGTTTGTATTTCGTGTCAATGAGTATTATCTAAGCCTCATCCATTGGGAAGATCCCCATGACCCCCTGCGGAAATTGGTCATCCCCTCCGCCGACGAATTGCTGGAATATGGCCGTTGGGACGCCTCCGACGAAAAAAGCAATTACGTGGTGCCCGGCTGCCAGCATAAATATCGGACCACGGCCCTCCTCATCGTCTCCGAGGTATGCGGTGCCTATTGCCGCTATTGCTTTCGCAAGCGCCTCTTCCGAAGCGACGTAAAAGAGGCGATGAGCGACGTTGAACCCGGTTTGGCGTACATCCGTCAACATCCGGAGATAAGCAACGTTCTCTTGACCGGTGGGGATCCTCTCATGCTATCCACCCGAAAACTCCGGTCTATTATTCAGAAATTGCGAGAAATTCCCCATGTAAAGATCATCCGCATCGGCACCAAACTCCCCGCTTTTAATCCCTATCGCATTTTCGAGGACCAAGAACTGCTTGATCTGATACGCCAATACTCACTCCCCCGGAAGAGAATCTACATCATGGCTCATATGACACATCCCAGGGAAATCACCGATGAGGCGATCAAAGCGTTTCAGGCGCTGCAAGAGGCAGGTGCCGTCGTCGTGAACCAAAACCCCATTTTAAGAGGGATCAATGACCACGAAGATCTCCTCGCAGAACTTTTAAATAAGCTTTCTGCGGCAGGCGTAACCCCTTACTATTTCTTCATCAATCGGCCTGTTGCCGGAAACGCCAGTTTCGTTCTCCCCCTGGAACGGGTATACCGGTTGGTTGAAAAGGCGAAGGCCAAAACCTCCGGTTTAGGCAAAAGAGTGCGCCTGGTGATGAGCCACGCAACGGGAAAAATAGAGATCCTGGCCATCGAGGGAGGAAAAGCTTACTTGAAATACCATCAATCGAAAACCGGCAACTACGGCAAGTTCATGATCCTGAATTGTCCCAAAGGGGCCACGTGGTTTGATGATCTTCTGGACAGTGAGGTCCCTTCCCATCATCCCTCAAATCATTCCTTTGCGGATCTGGACTGA